One Megalobrama amblycephala isolate DHTTF-2021 linkage group LG15, ASM1881202v1, whole genome shotgun sequence genomic window, AGCCAACAAGACTGTTTCTTTAAGATACTCATCTAAAATACTGTTGCTCTAACCCATAATAAGACGAGTCCTAAACATGAACCTCTCCAATCAGAATGATTACTCAGGAGTTTCTGTCTGTTTGTAAAGCTTTCCCTGTCGATTCCTCCTTATAATATcacagaaagaaaacaaaaacagcccGGGATTGTTGATTTACGAGAGGTTGCTTTTAACAAGCCTAAACTGTATTAAGTTGCAAGAATCATCCTCATAACTGCTCCGCTCTTGGTGCGTGAGTCTGCGCAAGtacacgtgtgtgtgtttgagtgattTATTGCTCTGTATCACTCTATGACCCACTGCTAAGTCTATAGCACTGGAATCATAAGCTGAGCGCAGTTAAGTGACGGCACTCTGACACACTTAGAAGTTCATAGGAGAACATGTTATATGCTAACACAACATCCTGGGCACATACTGACACGCTTAGCAATTGAGGAGTTTATGGGTTAGAGATCTATCAGCATTTGCTCAAAATCAGGAATATATGTGCATTAATCTTTATGATTAATGTCCGATAAGCTAGGTCTGCACAATTTGGGTaataattctatttttttttgtttttttttaatgtaaactcCATGCTGTCCCTtttttgtagggctgcacaatttggcccaaaaaacataaaactactaaataaaatttgtaatatttgtaataaaagtattgtaatattttaatataaaataaaaagtatttcgaataataataatactaaaaataataattattttaataaagattttaaCGGTATGATAACAGTCTCAGAAAATATCACAGTTTCACTGTATATGGTATTAAacaatcaattattattattattatcattagttACAATGGCCCTTAAataaatgggggggggggggggaggggGGGAGGGGGGGTAGGGTTGAaaccatttgtttgttttgtttattcaaataaaataaaaaatacaaaatcaatAATCAAAAGCATATTTAATCTATTAAATTGGATTAGATtcaaggggacctattatgtccctttttacaaaatgtaatatggggtgttttcacacctagtTCGTCTGAGCCCTCGGTGTGGTTCAGTgtgtatatgtaaataaatcaaGCGATCTCAGACCCCGCTAAAGGACCCAAAAGTGAACTGTGACGTACTGAGTACGGTTTGTTTGTGAGTCCGCTTGTGGTTCGATTTGTTTGTGACATATGAAAGCAATAAGGTCCTGGTCcgctttgtattttgtttcgATGTGTACCTGGAGGCTTGCCATACCTGCGGCCATGCTCCATCACtgctaaaaataacaaaactttTCACCATGTCACCTGCATCAATGATGACGCTTTGGCATATGCCTTTCAGCGTGACAGCAACTGAAGCACATGTGTAACTAGTCCACAATCCGGATTGGTGTTGTGTCACCTCTTGACGTGTGGCGCGTATCAGGGAAGTAACAAAGGGAACAGGGCAACACAGTAGTGTCAGCTTTGATAGGCTGAAGCAAGCCACTTCCAGGCATGCAGGAAGTATGGCAAAGGGAcacagcgtctcgttcccttctcagggaacaagggttacagtcgtaacctgagacattccctttcgagggaacttgCGCTGCGTCGATGATGACACTTTGGGGAGTGAGATGCTCACTACACCATACTATCAAATGCCTGTCCAGGTGTGAAACTGTACAGGTACAGCTCAGAACGAGAGCACTCAAGATTCCGGTGTATCCAGCAGGTCCAGGCTATAAAACCTTACAACAAAGGTTTTGTTACCATACTTAATGCCATACCTCTGGTGGAAAGGGCTTACTGGCAGAGGCGAGGGCAGACAGCACGCCTCGAGACCAGGAAATTGCCTCTGGAATCCACCTGCTGATTGTTAGTTTGGTAGCTGGGCAGTCCTCTTGGGGGCCCAAAACATACCAACAACNNNNNNNNNNNNNNNNNNNNNNNNNNNNNNNNNNNNNNNNNNNNNNNNNNNNNNNNNNNNNNNNNNNNNNNNNNNNNNNNNNNNNNNNNNNNNNNNNNNNNNNNNNNNNNNNNNNNNNNNNNNNNNNNNNNNNNNNNNNNNNNNNNNNNNNNNNNNNNNNNNNNNNNNNNNNNNNNNNNNNNNNNNNNNNNNNNNNNNNNNNNNNNNNNNNNNNNNNNNNNNNNNNNNNNNNNNNNNNNNNNNNNNNNNNNNNNNNNNNNNNNNNNNNNNNNNNNNNNNNNNNNNNNNNNNNNNNNNNNNNNNNNNNNNNNNNNNNNNNNNNNNNNNNNNNNNNNNNNNNNNNNNNNNNNNNNNNNNNNNNNNNNNNNNNNNNNNNNNNNNNNNNNNNNNNNNNNNNNNNNNNNNNNNNNNNNNNNNNNNNNNNNNNNNNNNNNNNNNNNNNNNNNNNNNNNNNNNNNNNNNNNNNNNNNNNNNNNNNNNNNNNNNNNNNNNNNNNNNNNNNNNNNNNNNNNNNNNNNNNNNNNNNNNNNNNNNNNNNNNNNNNNNNNNNNNNNNNNNNNNNNNNNNNNNNNNNNNNNNNNNNNNNNNNNNNNNNNNNNNNNNNNNNNNNNNNNNNNNNNNNNNNNNNNNNNNNNNNNNNNNNNNNNNNNNNNNNNNNNNNNNNNNNNNNNNNNNNNNNNNNNNNNNNNNNNNNNNNNNNNNNNNNNNNNNNNNNNNNNNNNNNNNNNNNNNNNNNNNNNNNNNNNNNNNNNNNNNNNNNNNNNNNNNNNNNNNNNNNNNNNNNNNNNNNNNNNNNNNNNNNNNNNNNNNNNNNNNNNNNNNNNNNNNNNNNNNNNNNNNNNNNNNNNNNNNNNNNNNNNNNNNNNNNNNNNNNNNNNNNNNNNNNNNNNNNNNNNNNNNNNNNNNNNNNNNNNNNNNNNNNNNNNNNNNNNNNNNNNNNNNNNNNNNNNNNNNNNNNNNNNNNNNNNNNNNNNNNNNNNNNNNNNNNNNNNNNNNNNNNCAGAAGACTGCCCAAAGGCGGGAAGTAAACTAGGATCTACAATCTCATACAATGTCCTCTGGTAGCCCATAAACTCGGAAGACCCAGTGGCAAAGGTGTTCTGCGGTTTGCATAGCGGTCGGTAGCTTGGGTAAGGGAATCAGTCGGCAGGCTTTGGAGAAGACAGGAtataacgctcagaaatgttcaccaaggcaaaacaagactttgcgatgaactggtgtgtgtgtgagtctttttttctccattggCCAGAGGAGGGAATCACAGAGTTCGTCTCTGTGACAAAACCATCTTTCTTTCAATTTCTTGAgcatacattatatttatttaattcctaattttctttattttaattatctgGTTTGATTTTTGTTCCTTTTTGTGTTGCGTTTCAAGATCTTTTAGTTCATTATTGAGATTTGTTAGTCTTAAttgctttaatttcttttcatagGCACAAAAGGATATAATTCTACCCCTAATGACTGCTTTTAAGGCATCCCATACTGTGGCTGAATTAACTTCCCTGTTATAATTTTCTTCAAGAAATATTCTTATATCCTCCTTAATTTGAGTTTGAAATTGTAGGTTATTTAGAATGCTTGTATTTAACCTCCACAGTGTTCTTGCCTGGTTATCTCTAATATGTATAGTGCAAGAGAGAGGTGAGTGATCAGACAAATCAATAGATCCTATATCACAGCTTCCTATGACGATCTCTCTGAAAGATGCCTCCTTTTACAACAGAATTTATCTGCTTATCGAATAATAAGTCAGAATCAAAGATAACGCCAAGGTTCTtaactctattttgcaatgttaAAGACAGGGAACTCAACTGGCTTTCCATATTAGCAACACACAAAGGTGATCCAAAAGCAATGGCCTCAGTTTTGTCCCCATTTAACTTTAGGAAATTTTCAGACAGCCACATTTTTACTTCCTCCAGACAGgagatataatttaaaatgtaatttccactAGAAGACTTGACAGGAAGATAAAATTATGTATCGTCAGCATAACAGTGATAAGAAACCTCATATTTCTGAAAGATAAAACCAAGAGGAAGCATGTATAAAGAGAAAAGCAGAGGACTCAGAATGGAGCCTTGCAGAACaccacatgtgatcagtgttgAAGATGAGTTATGTTTGCCAAAATTAACTGAAAAAGTGCGTCCTTTGAGATAAGAGGAGAACCAACTTAACGCAACTCCCTGAATACCAACCACTCTCGTCGTGACAAAAGTGGGGCCCTAATATATTGCCGTACGCTAGtccaaataaaattgtaaataattTAACGAAAACAAAACACATCTTGCATAACTCTCCAGGTTAACAAGTCCCGACTCCTTCAATTATTCAAAAATTAGAACCGTAGGATTTACACAACTAAAGctgggcacacatttaacgactagctaaaacattctaagactgtgctcaacacacagcgattgtttcctgcgactgaagctgatttaaatacttacacatggaatttgaacaccgcctgtaatcgcagactgaacgcgactggctctgactggacgcctTTGAgtgcgatcagtcataagtatcaatttacattcataatcggccttacaatcgttaagtgtgtgcacgGCTTAAATAAAAGTCAGTGgcaatcaaaatacaaaatataactGTAAAAGTCAGTTATAACTTATCTGCATTTCTGACTCAGGCGTAAACCTTTTGTGGGGGATCATTTACTGAATTTCTGGAGTTTTTTATATTGAGAGTGGGCAGTTTTCTTGGATTATGTGCAACCGTTCGCTGCTCCAGATTCCTGATCCCCGCCCCGTTCGCGTCATCTCCCCGCCACTTGCCAAGTAGATAGTAGCACAATTTCCTCCTGATCCGTAGTAGTGGATGACTTGACCATGGAAACCGAGAATCCTCATGAAACCATGTCCCTCGTTGCCTCTGTAACATGCTGGTACAGCCGAGTGCCGTCATCATTAAATACACCCATCCTTGCCTGATACGGTGTCTGGAACTTTATTCGTTTTTCTTTTAACACTTTCTTGGCTTCAGCTTACTCCCCTCGTCTTTTAAGCACTATAGGAGGGAAATCATGGTCAACATAGAAGTGACCATCGTTGCAGAACACTTCTTTTTCAGCAAGGCTCTCTGAAGCACCTCCTCCTTTGTCCGGTAACTACCGAATTTTACTACTATTGACCGTGGCTTTGCTTGCAGATTATTGGGTTTAGGTACAAATGCTCGGTGTGCTTGTTCAATCCCAAGCTCTCTGTCCGGGGGAAAGGCTAGTGCGCTTTTCAACAAGTTATCTAGAAAGTCAACCATGTCTGTACCTTCTTTTTCTTCGAGTATTCCGAAAATCCTTAAATTGTCTCTACAAGCACGATCCTCCTGATCTATCAGTCTGGCTTCCAAATTAGCTTGACGCTATGTTAGCCGTTTAATTAGCTTTGATGTTGCTTGAAGTGTAGTCTCCGTTTCCTCAATTCTTTCCTCTGCCTTCTCCAGTCTGTCATTTGTTCTCTTTCGGAACTATCTTCGTCATCGTGCAGTGATGTTGGAGAGCTGCTTCTGCTATCTTGCCTTGCTTCAGGGTCATTTTCTGTTACAATCGCCGTTGTCCTACTTCTAGTAGTAACCCCTGTCTCCATTGTTACGTAAAATATTCACAAGTTCTGacaaaaaactaattttttggGGTTATTTTACAAAACCGTCTGGGAGCTCGAAAATTAGGCTGCCATCCTCTTGGTGGCGTAACCGGAACTCCAAAATATCAGGGTTTTCATTGGTCCGTTTATGATAGGATTTCTTTATTGGCTACCAAGATGCCggtcaaatgtttaaattgttgGCGTACTAAGTAACAGAATGTGATTTTACAAGTAGCGAAGTAGATTACTTAGCTtaatttgtacttaagtacaagtaaaattacatatttaaaaatgtactcaaaaaagtacaaaaacacGAAAAATCTACTTAATTACAGTAACGTGAGTAGTTGTAATTCATTACTTCCACCTCTGcaatttggccatttctaattTTTTGGGAAACTTTGGGGAGTCCCTCTAAATTTCCATGGTGGCTATATATCTAACATATACTCTACATTATAATGAACGACTGCTATGtaaagagtcaaaaaaacatctttAGGCCTAACGTTACCTAATACAGAGAAAGGTGCTCTTTTCTGAGTTGCGTAGATGTTGATAGTGGAAGAATCAGAGTTAGAGCCCCCTCTCCTTTAGTTGTGGGTTAATTAAAAAACGATGAATAAATATCCATTTAGTTTAGTTAGCCTGCTACTTAACGAGAAGAGAGTCATCTCGCTTACCACCGCGATATGATTCGCGAGTTGGGACTTGGGAGAGAATGTTTTTTAGTAtagtatttaaaaatgatttagccctaatttactcattattttcactaaaataaaagaataagacaaataaaatgagaaaatgtgaattctataatttatttttattttattcatagcTCCCAGAAAATCATAAATGTCTCTGGTCTGCACtcccccccacccccatccCACCCCCCTCCCTACTCTTCCCTTTCAGCGAGCTGTTAAGGGAAGAGTGCATTCACAACGAGTTACACATCAGACTATCACGGTCAAGTTCATGTGCACATTTGCGTCCTTTTGTGCTGATATAAGTTATAAGATTACTTTTATGTTGTCTATATCTGATTAATCTCATATAGGACGCGTTTGGTTGAGTTTATTAACTCCCTAACAGAACTCTGTAGTTTACCAACTGGTGTTCATTCACTCTTCAGTTTTAGCTCAAATGCCCGACACCGCTGACAGTGACTTATGGAGATAAAATCGTTCCAATATTCTAGATAAATAGATTTTGATCCACAAGTAAatttaaagatatttacaaaaaataatcatatgCACAAATAAATAGAATGAGATCCACAAATATATGTCAGGaatttcacaaaaatgaattaaattcacaaataaaaaaaattacatttgctaataaaaaacattcacaaatatgtttttatgtcacaagcATGCCAGTCGGCTCGATCAAGTTCATCATCGCTGCACTGGAggtctgtctctctctgctcTTGTGCTGCAGCTGTGTGGTTTAATCACTGTTTGTCACACAGTTGGAGTATGGTCAGTGCTGTGAATCTATGTTGTGGCATCATTTCTACAAACTCCTGTTTGATAGAGCTGGACATGAGTCACAATGACCTGCAGGACTCAGAACCATATTCTCCTTTCAGCAGAACTTATAGTTTGTGAAATGAGAGAGATTTAACTCTTATCAGTTGATATTAAATGGATGTGTAATTATTCAACAGATTTAACAAGTGTTTGTTGTGAGTTCTGATGTCACAGATATCTTcattgtttctgtgtgtgtttgtagattACGTGACTGTAAGGTGACAGATGAAGGCTGTGGTtatctggcttcagctctgcgTTCAAAcacctcacacctgagagagctggatctgagcagAAATAACCTGGGAGAATCAGGAGTCAAGATCATCTCTGATCTACTGAAGGATCCAAACTGCTCACTGAACACACTCGAGTATGTTGAGCAGTAAGATTCATCTCATCCTGTGAATGTCTATTTGTATTTCAGTCTCTCCATCTACAATGTGGAAATGGTCTGTAGTAGAGCTGCATGGAGGAAAAGATTACTGATTTACTTTGTTACAATATCAATCTCAATGGGCAGACCTTCTTAaaaagatagttcacccaaacatttaaaatctgtcattatttactcaccctcatgtcatccaaacctgtatgcctttctttattctgtggagcacaaaagaagacattttctTTTCAGTAAGAAAAGTCTCAGTGTTTTTTCCCTTAACATTGGAAGTCAGTCATAGGTGGAATTTCACATTTGCGCTTGGGGGGGGCACCTACCACCAGACGTGTGGGGGGGTGGggaaatttgttttttaaaggaattaaataactattaattattaaaaagattaaagcaataaataaaagtaaacatTGTTAAATAAGTTCTACTGCAGTTGTGAAGTTGTCAATTTATCACTATctgcaaataatattttgttttaaaatatgcacGTTCACTCTACAGATATCTGATATGTTGCAAACGCAAAATGTTTCTGGTCttgtcacattcagttatgagGTACATGaatgaaatataaattataccataatttacattcaaaacagtgacatttaaaaaaaaaaaaaaaaaaagttgagttGCTTGCATCCCTGGATATTACTCTCAGTCGTTCAGCATTCCTCTCgtaaatcaatatattgatGTTCAGTTGCTAATTTCCATGGACTCTTTCAGAGATAAAACTAAAGCGTTGCGCTGGAATTCGTACTTCTCTTCTGTAAGAcccgccttctttgatttgattggccatctcactcattttgacattgacgagCAATGTTAGAGTTTTGAGGCAGAGCAACCTAAAAAACTTTTTGTCCTCTAAATAACAAACAGAGCTACACATAATGAAGTGCAGCAGAGCAGCATTAAGACTATAAAATATCGAGGGACAATTTGGCCATCTCTAATTTTTGGGGAAACTTTGGTGAGTCCCTCTAAATGTCTATGGTGGCTATATATCTAACATATACTCTACAtttcataaatatatgtatCATATCTTCTGCATTTAAAATTTATAATGAACGACTGCTATGCAAAGTGTCAAACACATCTTTAGGCCACATCTTTGGTCACTGCTGTGAATCAGTGTTGTGGCATCATTTCTACAGACTCCCATCTGATAGAGCTGGACATGAGTCACAATGACCTGTAGGACTCAGAACCATATTCTCCTTTCAGCAGAACTTTCTGAAACGAGAGAGATTTAACTCGTATCAGTTTATATTAAATGGATGTGTAATTATTCAACAGATTTAACAAGTGTTTGTTGTGAGTTCTGATGTTACAGATATCTTCAttgtttctgtgtgtttgtAGATTATCTGGCTGTGGGGTGACAGATGAAGGCTGTGGTtatctggcttcagctctgcgTTCAAAcacctcacacctgagagagctggatctgagcagCAATAACCTGGGAGAATCAGGAGTCAAGATAATCTCTGGTGGACTGAAGGATCCAAACTGCACACTGAACACACTCAAGTAAGTTGAGCAGTAAGATTTAGTGGTCACCAAAACTTCAAAATATCATGTTTTGTGTTCGGCAGTAGAAAtccatgcaggtttggaatagGGATTGGGCACAAGTACTCAAATACTTGGAGGTGACAGTGACAATCGATCATGAAAATTATGATCACCCTGACTTTAATTTTTTCAGACCAGTGAAATAAAGTGATGGATTTGAAATGCCACAGTGATGCCTGGAATTACTTTGATCATGAGATACAGTTAAGTGCAAGATGTTCTGCACCTTTCAGTCATATGTCTatacataacattttaatatgaaCATGATTGTAATAGAATGTCGTACATTTTCTGTGCTTTAGTTGCCTGTTTTTCAGTGAGCTGTTAAAGGAAGAGTGCATTCACAATGAGTTACACATCAGACTATCATGGTCAAGTTCATGTGtgcatttgcatccttttgTGCTGATATAAGTTGTAAAATTACTGTTATGTTGTCTATATCTGATTAATCTCATATAGGACACGTTCGGTTGAGTTTATTAACCCGCTGTCAGAGTGCTGCAGTTTACCGACCGGTGTTCATTCACTCTTCAGTTGACAGTGACTAGGTTATTTGAGAGTGTCACATtcctttttcaaaaatattgatgataTTAATAATGCAGAAGTGTTATTTTGTActcataatatattttaactcTATTATTTAAAGTCGTTTCTCATTATCGTTTCGAAAACCTGCAGTGATGACTGTAATCACTTTgatcatgaaaaataaaattaggtACAAGATGTGCATCGCCAATCTGCCATATAGCTTTATACTGAGAACAGGATTGTAATAGAATGTTGTTAATTCTTTGTGCTTTAGTTGGCCGTGTATCAG contains:
- the LOC125247061 gene encoding ribonuclease inhibitor-like — protein: MPVGSIKFIIAALELEYVFVVSSDVTDIFIVSVCVCRLRDCKVTDEGCGYLASALRSNTSHLRELDLSRNNLGESGVKIISDLLKDPNCSLNTLELSGCGVTDEGCGYLASALRSNTSHLRELDLSSNNLGESGVKIISGGLKDPNCTLNTLKLCLCKVPDEGCGYLASALRSNPSHLRELDLGWNHLGESGLEMFSDILKDPNCALNKLECAAVGSNKTQVYINLDPKIADTCLILSEENRNMTLMFEESAVS